A region of the Chrysiogenia bacterium genome:
AGAGCCGCCGGCAGCACTGCGCCCGCGAGCTCCACACGGCCGGGCCCTTGCTGAGGTTCAGGCGCCGGAACTGGATGCCCGCCTCATCGGCGGCGCGCCCCATCTCGCCGCCCAGCGCATCGACCTCCCGCACGAGCTGGCCCTTGCCCTGCCCCCCGATCGCCGGGTTGCAGCTCATGAGGCCGATCGCCTCACGCCGCGCGGTCACCAGCGCAACCTGCCGCCCCATGCGCGCGCAGGCGAGCGCCGCCTCGATCCCGGCGTGCCCGCCGCCCACGACGACGATTTCGAATTGTGCGCTGCGCGCGTCCATACGGAGGCCGAGGTTGGCTGGTTCTGGGGAGAATTGGCAAGTTGGCTGACTCTGAGTTCCCTGCCACCAGGCCGCTCAGCCAAGCCCGGGACAGGCCGCCCGGGCTGGCGAGGCTTGGTCAGCTCGCGCCGACGACGATCCGCCTTACTTTTCCTGGTCGGCGGCCTTGTCCGTGCGACGCGTTGAGAGCGCCAGGACGAATCCGCAGCCGAACCCAAACAGCGCGGTGAAAAGCAGCAGGATAATGAGAGAGAGATT
Encoded here:
- a CDS encoding DUF1049 domain-containing protein, with translation MKFKMIAPLIVFGLFIAVIAQNSQAVSVRFLMWESNLSLIILLLFTALFGFGCGFVLALSTRRTDKAADQEK